The following proteins are encoded in a genomic region of Glycine soja cultivar W05 chromosome 17, ASM419377v2, whole genome shotgun sequence:
- the LOC114392089 gene encoding uncharacterized protein LOC114392089, whose product MLQDCYCLTVGTVDEIIIDAPWSYDSCPNCTTTFDPSKGGSACRSCHTSVIDTVPRYKLNVRMKHNEDKGNFLLWDATCIKLFGKTAGECRDELITAGDDIKVFPTCVDEILSKTWAVRFKFRSQLRQSSVLDVSEELHHIQSLIATLGL is encoded by the exons ATGTTGCAGGATTGTTATTGCTTAACTGTTGGAACAGTTGACGAAATCATTATTGATGCTCCATGGAGTTATGACAGTTGTCCTAACTGTACAACCACATTTGATCCATCAAAAGGTGGCTCAGCTTGTCGTTCTTGCCATACCAGTGTGATCGATACAGTTCCACG GTATAAATTAAATGTTAGGATGAAGCATAATGAGGACAAAGGAAACTTCCTTCTCTGGGATGCAACATGTATCAAGCTGTTTGGTAAGACTGCTGGAGAATGTCGAGATGAGTTGATAACG GCTGGGGATGATATTAAGGTATTTCCAACGTGTGTTGATGAAATCCTGTCGAAAACTTGGGCTGTCAGATTTAAGTTCCGTTCACAATTACGCCAATCATCTGTGTTGGATGTGAGTGAAGAACTCCATCATATTCAATCATTGATAGCCACCCTTGGGTTGTAG
- the LOC114392460 gene encoding metal-nicotianamine transporter YSL3-like isoform X1: MPKINLMGTMNNNEELDGIQNCDNDDIEKAGLEELEEQSGVASWTRQITIRGLITSFIIGIVYSVIVMKLNLSTGLVPNLNVSAALLGFVLVRAWIMLLEKANVVSKPFTRQENTIIQTCAVACYSTAFGGGFGSHLLGLNRKTYEQAGVDTKGNTPITKEPGIGWMTAFLFVTYFVGLSALIPLRKMMIIDYKLTYPTGTATAVLINGFHTPKGDEMAKKQVHGFLKFFSFSFLWSFFQWFYAGDGDQCGFSQFPTFGLKAWKNSFYFDFSMNYVGAGMICSHLVNLSLLLGAVLSWGVMWPLIRGLKGQWFPESLSESSMKSLNGYKVFISIALILGDGLYNFAKILLFTATNIHASMERRNHKSLSISDIQKQQQPLDLKRNEVFVRERIPIWLAFTGYILFSAISIIIIPLIFPEVKWYYVVVAYLLAPTLSFCNAYSAGLTDMNMAYNYGKVALFVLAALGGKSHGVVAGLVGCGVIKSLVSTSSDLMQDFKTGHLTFASPRSMLLSQAIGTAIGCVLAPLTFFLFYKAFDVGNPDGDYKAPYAIIYRNMAILGVEGFSALPHHCLQLCCGFFAFAVATNLVRDLNPKNIGRWIPLPMAMAVPFVVGGYFAIDMCMGSLVVYAWQTLKSKEASLMVPAAASGLICGDGFWILPSSILALFKVHPPICMRFLPTK, translated from the exons ATGCCAA AGATTAATTTGATGGGCACTATGAACAATAATGAAGAACTCGATGGCATTCAGAATTGTGACAATGATGACATTGAAAAAGCTGGACTTGAGGAGCTAGAGGAGCAAAGTGGAGTAGCATCATGGACAAGGCAAATCACAATTCGAGGACTAATAACTAGCTTCATCATTGGTATCGTCTATAGTGTGATTGTGATGAAGCTGAACCTCTCAACAGGGCTTGTTCCGAATCTTAATGTTTCAGCAGCTCTCCTTGGCTTTGTGCTAGTTCGAGCTTGGATCATGCTTCTTGAGAAAGCTAATGTTGTGTCAAAACCTTTCACTAGACAGGAGAATACCATAATTCAGACTTGTGCCGTTGCATGCTATAGCACTGCTTTTGGAG GTGGTTTTGGGTCACACCTCTTGGGTTTGAATAGGAAGACATATGAGCAAGCAGGGGTTGATACAAAGGGGAATACTCCTATCACCAAGGAGCCCGGCATTGGCTGGATGACAGCCTTTCTCTTTGTGACATACTTTGTCGGGTTATCAGCATTGATTCCCCTTAGGAAG ATGATGATCATAGACTACAAATTGACTTATCCAACTGGAACTGCTACAGCTGTTCTTATTAATGGGTTCCATACTCCTAAAGGAGATGAGATGGCCAA GAAGCAGGTCCATGGTTTCTTGAAATTCTTCTCATTCAGTTTCCTTTGGTCTTTCTTCCAATGGTTCTATGCTGGTGATGGAGATCAATGTGGATTCTCTCAGTTTCCTACTTTTGGATTGAAAGCGTGGAAAAACTC ATTTTACTTTGACTTCAGCATGAATTATGTTGGAGCAGGAATGATTTGTTCCCATCTTGTCAACTTATCCTTGCTTCTTGGTGCCGTGCTCTCTTGGGGTGTTATGTGGCCATTGATCAGAGGACTAAAAGGACAATGGTTCCCTGAGAGTTTATCAGAAAGTAGTATGAAGAGTCTTAATGGTTATAAG GTTTTTATTTCCATTGCCTTAATCCTTGGAGATGGGCTCTACAATTTTGCCAAAATTTTGCTTTTTACTGCTACAAATATCCATGCCAGCATGGAAAGGAGGAATCATAAATCAC TTTCAATTTCAGATATCCAGAAGCAGCAGCAGCCTCTTGATCTTAAACGCAATGAAGTGTTTGTAAGAGAAAGAATTCCTATATGGTTAGCATTTACAGGATACATACTGTTCTCTGCCATTTCTATCATAATTATCCCTTTGATTTTCCCTGAAGTGAAGTGGTATTATGTGGTGGTTGCTTATCTGCTTGCACCAACTCTTAGCTTCTGCAACGCTTACAGTGCTGGCTTGACCGACATGAACATGGCCTATAACTATGGGAAAGTGGCTCTCTTTGTGCTAGCTGCCTTAGGCGGGAAAAGCCATGGCGTGGTGGCCGGACTTGTAGGGTGTGGCGTGATCAAATCTCTTGTTTCCACCTCATCCGACTTGATGCAAGATTTCAAGACCGGCCACCTCACCTTCGCTTCCCCTCGGTCGATGCTTCTTTCGCAAGCTATCGGAACAGCGATAGGTTGTGTCCTTGCACCTCTCACATTCTTCCTTTTCTATAAGGCTTTTGATGTAGGGAATCCAGATGGTGATTACAAAGCTCCATATGCCATCATTTATAGAAACATGGCGATTCTAGGTGTGGAAGGCTTTTCTGCACTCCCTCACCATTGCTTGCAGCTCTGTTGTGGGTTCTTTGCATTTGCTGTAGCAACCAACTTGGTGAGAGATTTGAACCCTAAAAACATTGGTAGATGGATTCCACTTCCAATGGCAATGGCTGTACCCTTTGTAGTTGGTGGATACTTTGCAATTGACATGTGTATGGGTAGTTTAGTTGTGTATGCATGGCAAACACTTAAAAGCAAGGAGGCAAGTTTGATGGTACCAGCAGCGGCTTCTGGTTTGATTTGTGGAGATGGATTTTGGATTCTCCCTTCATCTATTCTTGCTTTGTTTAAGGTTCATCCCCCAATCTGTATGAGATTCTTGCCAACCAAGTAG
- the LOC114392460 gene encoding metal-nicotianamine transporter YSL3-like isoform X2, whose translation MPKINLMGTMNNNEELDGIQNCDNDDIEKAGLEELEEQSGVASWTRQITIRGLITSFIIGIVYSVIVMKLNLSTGLVPNLNVSAALLGFVLVRAWIMLLEKANVVSKPFTRQENTIIQTCAVACYSTAFGGGFGSHLLGLNRKTYEQAGVDTKGNTPITKEPGIGWMTAFLFVTYFVGLSALIPLRKMMIIDYKLTYPTGTATAVLINGFHTPKGDEMAKKQVHGFLKFFSFSFLWSFFQWFYAGDGDQCGFSQFPTFGLKAWKNSFYFDFSMNYVGAGMICSHLVNLSLLLGAVLSWGVMWPLIRGLKGQWFPESLSESSMKSLNGYKVFISIALILGDGLYNFAKILLFTATNIHASMERRNHKSHIQKQQQPLDLKRNEVFVRERIPIWLAFTGYILFSAISIIIIPLIFPEVKWYYVVVAYLLAPTLSFCNAYSAGLTDMNMAYNYGKVALFVLAALGGKSHGVVAGLVGCGVIKSLVSTSSDLMQDFKTGHLTFASPRSMLLSQAIGTAIGCVLAPLTFFLFYKAFDVGNPDGDYKAPYAIIYRNMAILGVEGFSALPHHCLQLCCGFFAFAVATNLVRDLNPKNIGRWIPLPMAMAVPFVVGGYFAIDMCMGSLVVYAWQTLKSKEASLMVPAAASGLICGDGFWILPSSILALFKVHPPICMRFLPTK comes from the exons ATGCCAA AGATTAATTTGATGGGCACTATGAACAATAATGAAGAACTCGATGGCATTCAGAATTGTGACAATGATGACATTGAAAAAGCTGGACTTGAGGAGCTAGAGGAGCAAAGTGGAGTAGCATCATGGACAAGGCAAATCACAATTCGAGGACTAATAACTAGCTTCATCATTGGTATCGTCTATAGTGTGATTGTGATGAAGCTGAACCTCTCAACAGGGCTTGTTCCGAATCTTAATGTTTCAGCAGCTCTCCTTGGCTTTGTGCTAGTTCGAGCTTGGATCATGCTTCTTGAGAAAGCTAATGTTGTGTCAAAACCTTTCACTAGACAGGAGAATACCATAATTCAGACTTGTGCCGTTGCATGCTATAGCACTGCTTTTGGAG GTGGTTTTGGGTCACACCTCTTGGGTTTGAATAGGAAGACATATGAGCAAGCAGGGGTTGATACAAAGGGGAATACTCCTATCACCAAGGAGCCCGGCATTGGCTGGATGACAGCCTTTCTCTTTGTGACATACTTTGTCGGGTTATCAGCATTGATTCCCCTTAGGAAG ATGATGATCATAGACTACAAATTGACTTATCCAACTGGAACTGCTACAGCTGTTCTTATTAATGGGTTCCATACTCCTAAAGGAGATGAGATGGCCAA GAAGCAGGTCCATGGTTTCTTGAAATTCTTCTCATTCAGTTTCCTTTGGTCTTTCTTCCAATGGTTCTATGCTGGTGATGGAGATCAATGTGGATTCTCTCAGTTTCCTACTTTTGGATTGAAAGCGTGGAAAAACTC ATTTTACTTTGACTTCAGCATGAATTATGTTGGAGCAGGAATGATTTGTTCCCATCTTGTCAACTTATCCTTGCTTCTTGGTGCCGTGCTCTCTTGGGGTGTTATGTGGCCATTGATCAGAGGACTAAAAGGACAATGGTTCCCTGAGAGTTTATCAGAAAGTAGTATGAAGAGTCTTAATGGTTATAAG GTTTTTATTTCCATTGCCTTAATCCTTGGAGATGGGCTCTACAATTTTGCCAAAATTTTGCTTTTTACTGCTACAAATATCCATGCCAGCATGGAAAGGAGGAATCATAAATCAC ATATCCAGAAGCAGCAGCAGCCTCTTGATCTTAAACGCAATGAAGTGTTTGTAAGAGAAAGAATTCCTATATGGTTAGCATTTACAGGATACATACTGTTCTCTGCCATTTCTATCATAATTATCCCTTTGATTTTCCCTGAAGTGAAGTGGTATTATGTGGTGGTTGCTTATCTGCTTGCACCAACTCTTAGCTTCTGCAACGCTTACAGTGCTGGCTTGACCGACATGAACATGGCCTATAACTATGGGAAAGTGGCTCTCTTTGTGCTAGCTGCCTTAGGCGGGAAAAGCCATGGCGTGGTGGCCGGACTTGTAGGGTGTGGCGTGATCAAATCTCTTGTTTCCACCTCATCCGACTTGATGCAAGATTTCAAGACCGGCCACCTCACCTTCGCTTCCCCTCGGTCGATGCTTCTTTCGCAAGCTATCGGAACAGCGATAGGTTGTGTCCTTGCACCTCTCACATTCTTCCTTTTCTATAAGGCTTTTGATGTAGGGAATCCAGATGGTGATTACAAAGCTCCATATGCCATCATTTATAGAAACATGGCGATTCTAGGTGTGGAAGGCTTTTCTGCACTCCCTCACCATTGCTTGCAGCTCTGTTGTGGGTTCTTTGCATTTGCTGTAGCAACCAACTTGGTGAGAGATTTGAACCCTAAAAACATTGGTAGATGGATTCCACTTCCAATGGCAATGGCTGTACCCTTTGTAGTTGGTGGATACTTTGCAATTGACATGTGTATGGGTAGTTTAGTTGTGTATGCATGGCAAACACTTAAAAGCAAGGAGGCAAGTTTGATGGTACCAGCAGCGGCTTCTGGTTTGATTTGTGGAGATGGATTTTGGATTCTCCCTTCATCTATTCTTGCTTTGTTTAAGGTTCATCCCCCAATCTGTATGAGATTCTTGCCAACCAAGTAG
- the LOC114392460 gene encoding metal-nicotianamine transporter YSL3-like isoform X3 translates to MGTMNNNEELDGIQNCDNDDIEKAGLEELEEQSGVASWTRQITIRGLITSFIIGIVYSVIVMKLNLSTGLVPNLNVSAALLGFVLVRAWIMLLEKANVVSKPFTRQENTIIQTCAVACYSTAFGGGFGSHLLGLNRKTYEQAGVDTKGNTPITKEPGIGWMTAFLFVTYFVGLSALIPLRKMMIIDYKLTYPTGTATAVLINGFHTPKGDEMAKKQVHGFLKFFSFSFLWSFFQWFYAGDGDQCGFSQFPTFGLKAWKNSFYFDFSMNYVGAGMICSHLVNLSLLLGAVLSWGVMWPLIRGLKGQWFPESLSESSMKSLNGYKVFISIALILGDGLYNFAKILLFTATNIHASMERRNHKSLSISDIQKQQQPLDLKRNEVFVRERIPIWLAFTGYILFSAISIIIIPLIFPEVKWYYVVVAYLLAPTLSFCNAYSAGLTDMNMAYNYGKVALFVLAALGGKSHGVVAGLVGCGVIKSLVSTSSDLMQDFKTGHLTFASPRSMLLSQAIGTAIGCVLAPLTFFLFYKAFDVGNPDGDYKAPYAIIYRNMAILGVEGFSALPHHCLQLCCGFFAFAVATNLVRDLNPKNIGRWIPLPMAMAVPFVVGGYFAIDMCMGSLVVYAWQTLKSKEASLMVPAAASGLICGDGFWILPSSILALFKVHPPICMRFLPTK, encoded by the exons ATGGGCACTATGAACAATAATGAAGAACTCGATGGCATTCAGAATTGTGACAATGATGACATTGAAAAAGCTGGACTTGAGGAGCTAGAGGAGCAAAGTGGAGTAGCATCATGGACAAGGCAAATCACAATTCGAGGACTAATAACTAGCTTCATCATTGGTATCGTCTATAGTGTGATTGTGATGAAGCTGAACCTCTCAACAGGGCTTGTTCCGAATCTTAATGTTTCAGCAGCTCTCCTTGGCTTTGTGCTAGTTCGAGCTTGGATCATGCTTCTTGAGAAAGCTAATGTTGTGTCAAAACCTTTCACTAGACAGGAGAATACCATAATTCAGACTTGTGCCGTTGCATGCTATAGCACTGCTTTTGGAG GTGGTTTTGGGTCACACCTCTTGGGTTTGAATAGGAAGACATATGAGCAAGCAGGGGTTGATACAAAGGGGAATACTCCTATCACCAAGGAGCCCGGCATTGGCTGGATGACAGCCTTTCTCTTTGTGACATACTTTGTCGGGTTATCAGCATTGATTCCCCTTAGGAAG ATGATGATCATAGACTACAAATTGACTTATCCAACTGGAACTGCTACAGCTGTTCTTATTAATGGGTTCCATACTCCTAAAGGAGATGAGATGGCCAA GAAGCAGGTCCATGGTTTCTTGAAATTCTTCTCATTCAGTTTCCTTTGGTCTTTCTTCCAATGGTTCTATGCTGGTGATGGAGATCAATGTGGATTCTCTCAGTTTCCTACTTTTGGATTGAAAGCGTGGAAAAACTC ATTTTACTTTGACTTCAGCATGAATTATGTTGGAGCAGGAATGATTTGTTCCCATCTTGTCAACTTATCCTTGCTTCTTGGTGCCGTGCTCTCTTGGGGTGTTATGTGGCCATTGATCAGAGGACTAAAAGGACAATGGTTCCCTGAGAGTTTATCAGAAAGTAGTATGAAGAGTCTTAATGGTTATAAG GTTTTTATTTCCATTGCCTTAATCCTTGGAGATGGGCTCTACAATTTTGCCAAAATTTTGCTTTTTACTGCTACAAATATCCATGCCAGCATGGAAAGGAGGAATCATAAATCAC TTTCAATTTCAGATATCCAGAAGCAGCAGCAGCCTCTTGATCTTAAACGCAATGAAGTGTTTGTAAGAGAAAGAATTCCTATATGGTTAGCATTTACAGGATACATACTGTTCTCTGCCATTTCTATCATAATTATCCCTTTGATTTTCCCTGAAGTGAAGTGGTATTATGTGGTGGTTGCTTATCTGCTTGCACCAACTCTTAGCTTCTGCAACGCTTACAGTGCTGGCTTGACCGACATGAACATGGCCTATAACTATGGGAAAGTGGCTCTCTTTGTGCTAGCTGCCTTAGGCGGGAAAAGCCATGGCGTGGTGGCCGGACTTGTAGGGTGTGGCGTGATCAAATCTCTTGTTTCCACCTCATCCGACTTGATGCAAGATTTCAAGACCGGCCACCTCACCTTCGCTTCCCCTCGGTCGATGCTTCTTTCGCAAGCTATCGGAACAGCGATAGGTTGTGTCCTTGCACCTCTCACATTCTTCCTTTTCTATAAGGCTTTTGATGTAGGGAATCCAGATGGTGATTACAAAGCTCCATATGCCATCATTTATAGAAACATGGCGATTCTAGGTGTGGAAGGCTTTTCTGCACTCCCTCACCATTGCTTGCAGCTCTGTTGTGGGTTCTTTGCATTTGCTGTAGCAACCAACTTGGTGAGAGATTTGAACCCTAAAAACATTGGTAGATGGATTCCACTTCCAATGGCAATGGCTGTACCCTTTGTAGTTGGTGGATACTTTGCAATTGACATGTGTATGGGTAGTTTAGTTGTGTATGCATGGCAAACACTTAAAAGCAAGGAGGCAAGTTTGATGGTACCAGCAGCGGCTTCTGGTTTGATTTGTGGAGATGGATTTTGGATTCTCCCTTCATCTATTCTTGCTTTGTTTAAGGTTCATCCCCCAATCTGTATGAGATTCTTGCCAACCAAGTAG